One genomic region from Pecten maximus chromosome 5, xPecMax1.1, whole genome shotgun sequence encodes:
- the LOC117327001 gene encoding LOW QUALITY PROTEIN: uncharacterized protein LOC117327001 (The sequence of the model RefSeq protein was modified relative to this genomic sequence to represent the inferred CDS: deleted 1 base in 1 codon), whose product MDEHSNDHRHGNKRKPVVHKSSKSGAHTQSSGVHGYISRRSSEPQLATRGIDMPREGKDKVKPSNDRLQNSQNHAAGERGDKVRKKLDSHEGSDDSSRSSRADRSKKYATWDKNMQKRRAKLQQLQQEGQTTADDSFVNRKGRELPESYYKLSRSISTDLATLRNKTQMLQSASEYNTSAHMPSAPYNQITSSQSQKTSDNNHWQASKNSNSYNSAGTQNTFKGNIPKQRTMSLGDVRRSAFYRINSNSPSIPSSPSEQKDTYIDIDSLIANDIHARQAEEDDLSFPTLDGYGRHGLTHSFPSAPFTTLKHLSEKSICSSLLGLILFLIAGFVLFLPLAAIFVVICPLCFLLKKLFSCCCCYGNKCQCGTLLSRKERAWAENIETSNVVYQCLVIVEYGLTTYKIRELVRSRLIKATDQSGNRLYPKFTRKIVQTFSGPTWIQDESFLINNHVFNMPSSIENMEDLQEYVSESSSKPLSMHHPLWEIQVLTDFSDQRDTIVLLRIHPCIADGISLVQLLYKAIVDMESITIAMPKFSSRRRFCNAVQAFFSGPLVFFKQYVFKQQDFNMLHGQHIHTTGKQVVAWSEPYSLEQATRISQVTRSTLNDIFLSVTAGCLRNYLQTNGIPNPYDMKALVPVHYHSGPSPLHLHNNDCLFIPVPIPSNTEGAIPRLWRVKHIMDKIGSLAFFSVTQGALLLSSTILPQRWLYSLWRSLYSKCTCIISDLPGPETTLKVASKQIKSVICWMPPIHQVAVAVSFFTYGDQVRMSVMADRSVLPNPEMLTKDFISIMNDLSSLLANRRIPGEQLSKKMEVHQLDCEIHAEPTVEQIQIRMTIIQQEIQELKVQLDLDGRYSSSETKLRRKIENLKEQFRELLVEMRQRKAAEEENAMILTDEDPEIEDDEDNDLRRPFRRRTLSISSRMSRMSTVSTSSTARPLASPSVVVDMYNDSDTWSQSSRMDGISIGMTGGRQTLPRRPHHRNEEFEILEYAHSPSMERRIRTA is encoded by the exons ATGGATGAGCATAGTAATGACCATCGCCatggaaacaaaaggaaaccaGTCGTCCACAAATCTTCGAAGTCTGGAGCACACACTCAGTCAAGTGGTGTCCATGGTTACATTAGTCGACGGTCGTCTGAACCACAATTGGCCACCAGAGGGATCGACATGCCAAGAGAGGGAAAAGATAAGGTCAAGCCTTCGAACGATCGTCTACAAAATAGTCAGAATCATGCAGCAGGTGAGAGAGGGGACAAAGTCAGAAAAAAGCTTGACTCGCATGAGGGGTCCGATGATTCCAGTAGGAGTAGCCGTGCAGACAGATCTAAAAAGTATGCAACCTGGGACAAAAACATGCAGAAACGACGAGCAAAACTGCAGCAGCTACAACAGGAAGGGCAGACAACTGCAGATGATTCCTTCGTCAACAGAAAGGGGAGAGAACTCCCTGAAAGCTATTACAAACTGTCAAGGAGTATCTCCACAGATTTGGCAACTCTGCGCAACAAGACTCAGATGCTGCAGTCAGCCAGTGAATACAATACCAGCGCACACATGCCCTCGGCACCATATAACCAAATCACTTCTTCCCAAAGTCAAAAGACTTCAGATAACAATCACTGGCAGGCTTCGAAAAACAGTAACTCGTACAACTCGGCAGGGACACAGAATACCTTCAAAGGGAACATTCCTAAACAGCGGACCATGTCTCTGGGTGACGTGCGACGGTCAGCGTTTTACCGTATCAACTCCAATAGTCCCTCCATTCCTTCCTCGCCTTCAGAGCAAAAGGACACTTATATTGACATTGACAGTCTCATAGCTAATGACATCCATGCCCGTCAGGCGGAAGAGGATGACTTGTCCTTCCCGACGCTCGACGGATAC GGACGACATGGGCTGACCCACAGCTTCCCCAGCGCCCCCTTCACAACACTGAAACACTTGAGTGAGAAAAGTATATGTTCCTCCTTGTTAGGGTTGATCCTGTTTCTCATCGCAGGCTTTGTGCTATTTTTACCACTGGCGGCCATATTTGTAGTTATATGTCCTTTGTGTTTCTTAttgaaaaagttattttcaTGCTGTTGTTGCTATGGAAACAAGTGCCAATGTGGAACTCTCCTGTCACGGAAGGAGAGAGCATGGGCAGAAAATATAGAAACAAGCAATGTTGTTTACCAGTGTCTTGTAATAGTTGAGTATGGGCTTACTACGTATAAAATACGAGAGTTGGTGAGAAGTCGCCTCATCAAGGCAACCGATCAAAGCGGCAATAGGCTATATCCAAAATTTACCAGGAAAATTGTACAAACTTTTTCTGGACCCACGTGGATCCAGGATGAAAGTTTCCTAATCAATAACCATGTGTTCAATATGCCTTCCTCTATAGAAAACATGGAGGATCTACAGGAATATGTATCGGAGTCTAGTTCTAAACCCTTGTCTATGCATCACCCCTTGTGGGAGATACAAGTTCTGACGGACTTTTCCGACCAGCGAGACACCATTGTGTTATTACGCATACATCCGTGTATAGCCGATGGAATCTCGCTTGTTCAGCTTCTGTATAAGGCAATCGTGGACATGGAATCCATCACCATCGCCATGCCAAAGTTCTCAAGTCGTCGACGATTCTGTAATGCCGTTCAGGCATTCTTCAGCGGTCCGTTGGTGTTTTTTAAACAGTATGTGTTCAAACAACAAGATTTCAATATGTTGCATGGTCAGCACATCCACACAACAGGTAAGCAAGTGGTCGCCTGGTCGGAGCCATACAGTCTTGAGCAGGCCACACGTATATCTCAGGTGACACGTTCCACCCTAAACGATATATTTCTGTCAGTCACAGCTGGCTGTCTGCGTAACTATCTACAGACAAACGGAATTCCAAACCCGTACGATATGAAAGCCCTGGTACCCGTCCATTATCACTCGGGACCTTCACCGTTGCATCTACACAACAACGACTGTCTCTTCATTCCTGTCCCGATTCCGTCAAACACAGAGGGCGCAATACCTCGTCTCTGGCGAGTCAAACATATCATGGACAAAATAGGTAGTCTGGCTTTTTTCTCGGTCACACAAGGGGCCCTCTTGTTGTCTTCCACCATATTGCCTCAACGATGGCTGTATTCTTTGTGGCGTTCATTGTATagtaagtgtacatgtatcatatcgGACCTGCCAGGACCAGAGACAACGTTGAAAGTAGCCTCTAAACAAATCAAATCCGTTATATGCTGGATGCCACCTATCCATCAGGTTGCTGTTGCGGTCTCGTTCTTTACCTATGGTGACCAGGTGAGAATGTCGGTGATGGCTGACCGGTCAGTACTGCCCAACCCAGAGATGTTAACCAAGGATTTCATTTCCATT ATGAATGACCTGTCCAGTTTACTGGCAAATCGGAGAATTCCCGGAGAACAGCTCTCCAAGAAAATGGAAGTACACCAGTTGGACTGCGAGATCCATGCGGAGCCCACTGTTGAGCAG ATCCAGATAAGAATGACCATCATTCAACAGGAGATTCAGGAACTCAAAGTCCAGCTGGATCTTGATGGTCGTTACTCCAGCTCCGAGACAAAGCTCCGGCGCAAGATTGAGAACCTGAAGGAACAGTTCCGGGAGTTGTTGGTTGAGATGCGCCAGAGAAAAGCCGCTGAAGAAGAGAACGCCATGATTCTCACCGACGAGGACCCT GAAATCGAGGATGATGAAGATAATGACCTTCGACGACCTTTCCGGCGCCGGACACTTTCCATCAGCTCCCGAATGTCCCGAATGTCTACAGTATCCACGTCCTCCACAGCTCGGCCACTCGCCTCACCTTCGGTTGTCGTGGATATGTACAATGATTCAGATACGTGGTCCCAG TCTTCCAGAATGGATGGTATAAGCATAGGAATGACAGGTGGTCGGCAGACATTGCCAAGACGTCCACATCACAGAAATGAAGAATTTGAAATTCTGGAGTATGCCCATTCACCTTCAATGGAGAGGCGAATAAGAACCGCATAA